A window of Conger conger chromosome 13, fConCon1.1, whole genome shotgun sequence contains these coding sequences:
- the LOC133108675 gene encoding transcription regulator protein BACH1-like, producing MSLIPRTSVFTFQSSVHCLHVLRCLDEQRRTEILCDVTVVVENKSYRAHRSVLAACSDHFRSRLSGHAGQGLVITLPEEVTVEGFEPLLQFAYTAKLLFTRENIVEIHNCAEILGFHNLDKACFDFLLPKFFDHGKTIPRIQRKLCCKTKCCQRKSSQAKSQSGSDGDEREVDHGDAEPVLSQAGQENGSARSAETQSQNSVSVSESPDACGPSCPDEHAGTGYGLCPKYRKFQMACGKERCCLEDCGPTEAAAPPAQTSELCASPCLPCTSKENNNGAGEPCPRNLPETGGWPENEVTPLVNCLPCTPESSTSTGFLATADLSHVQPAPTPSSDIPDCCPVGPVEDASVVEGDEVELGCGGIEGPVNIDPVDSALPNLVQEGGGDRSSVEREVAEHLAKGFWTDPSPSQAESLLLDPEGQAVLGKAADFHWLKHLDLNASTGDCPFLRDLGEGVQLPEEFRTGAQPEKSPCISSVNSGENSDSDSEGDSESYNSERAREMQLPFPVERISSLSRNDFQHLLRLQSLTREQLDFVHDVRRRSKNRVAAQRCRKRKQECILGLEGEIHKLRGEREQLVEEREQLKRRKVEAMRSLSELCHKVCSEATLSPEQLEFLAQFSSPDCPIHALMSSSPSPDLSLRFSLTLQDQDPTAVSTCPSQDPSYSPAPNTTTTTSTDTCLSQDPCHNPAPYTTIAVSMDACPSQDPSPSPAPCTTTTVSMDACPSQDPSPSHTPSPSSEEPRTSPQLPRPSPPTLAPPPPECRALDLNSPAPIADISLDMSGRCPVMEAPSPPLFSKKLT from the exons ATGAGTTTGATTCCGCGGACATCGGTGTTCACCTTCCAGTCGTCGGTGCACTGCCTGCACGTCCTCCGGTGCCTGGATGAGCAGAGGCGCACGGAGATCCTGTGCGATGTAACCGTCGTGGTGGAAAACAAGAGCTACCGCGCCCATCGCTCTGTCCTGGCGGCATGCAGCGACCATTTTCGCAGCAGATTGAGCGGCCATGCTGGGCAAGGCCTGGTCATAACGCTCCCCGAAGAG GTGACAGTGGAGGGGTTTGAGCCACTGCTCCAGTTTGCCTACACCGCGAAACTCCTCTTCACCAGAGAAAACATTGTTGAGATCCACAACTGTGCTGAGATTTTGGGGTTCCACAACCTGGACAAAGCCTGCTTCGACTTCCTCCTCCCAAAGTTTTTTGACCATGGCAAGACCATCCCCAGGATCCAGAGGAAGCTGTGCTGCAAGACCAAGTGCTGTCAACGGAAATCCTCGCAGGCAAAGTCCCAGAGTGGCTCCGATGGGGACGAACGGGAAGTGGATCATGGTGACGCAGAGCCCGTGCTGTCGCAAGCCGGCCAAGAAAACGGGAGTGCCAGGAGCGCCGAGACACAGTCGCAGAATTCCGTCTCTGTGTCGGAATCACCAGATGCTTGCGGACCCAGCTGCCCGGACGAGCATGCGGGAACAGGCTACGGGCTTTGTCCGAAGTACCGCAAATTCCAGATGGCTTGTGGGAAGGAACGATGCTGCTTGGAGGACTGTGGCCCAACGGAGGCTGCTGCACCTCCGGCCCAGACCAGCGAATTGTGTGCTTCTCCCTGCCTGCCCTGCACcagcaaagaaaacaacaacgGAGCAGGAGAGCCGTGCCCCAGGAACCTGCCGGAAACAGGCGGCTGGCCAGAGAACGAGGTCACCCCATTGGTCAACTGTCTCCCCTGCACACCTGAAAGCTCTACCAGCACTGGCTTTTTGGCGACGGCAGATTTAAGTCACGTTCAGCCTGCCCCGACCCCCTCCTCTGACATCCCCGACTGTTGTCCGGTAGGTCCTGTAGAGGACGCCTCGGTTGTGGAGGGGGACGAGGTGGAACTGGGGTGCGGCGGAATTGAAGGCCCAGTGAACATTGACCCTGTGGATTCCGCCCTGCCCAATCTGGTGCAGGAGGGAGGCGGGGACCGGAGCAgcgtggagagggaggtggccGAGCACTTGGCGAAGGGCTTCTGGACCGATCCATCCCCCTCGCAGGCCGAGTCTCTGCTCCTGGACCCCGAAGGGCAGGCGGTTCTGGGGAAGGCCGCGGACTTCCACTGGCTGAAGCACCTGGATCTGAACGCCAGCACGGGAGACTGCCCCTTCCTGCGGgacctgggggagggggtacAGCTACCCGAGGAGTTCCGGACAGGGGCCCAGCCGGAGAAGAGCCCCTGCATCTCCTCCGTCAACTCGGGGGAAAACTCGGACTCCGATTCTGAGGGAGACAGCGAGTCCTACAACAGCGAGAGGGCACGAGAG ATGCAGCTGCCCTTCCCAGTGGAGCGGATCTCGTCTCTGAGCCGGAATGACTTCCAGCACCTGCTCCGGCTGCAGAGCCTGACACGGGAGCAGCTGGACTTCGTGCACGATGTGCGCCGGCGCAGCAAGAACCGCGTGGCGGCCCAGCGCTGCCGCAAGAGGAAGCAGGAGTGCATTCTGGGCCTGGAGGGGGAGATACACAAGCTG aggggagagagggagcagctgGTTGAGGAGCGGGAGCAGCTGAAGCGGCGGAAGGTGGAGGCAATGCGGAGTCTGTCGGAGCTGTGTCACAAAGTGTGCAGTGAGGCCACCCTCTCCCCAGAGCAGCTGGAGTTCCTGGCCCAGTTCTCCTCCCCCGACTGCCCCATCCACGCCCTGATGAGCTCCAGCCCCTCCCCCGATCTGAGCCTGCGCTTCAGCCTCACCCTGCAGGACCAAGACCCCACTGCCGTTTCTACCTGTCCGTCACAGGACCCCTCCTACAGCCCCGCCCCcaacacaaccaccaccacttcCACGGACACTTGTCTGTCACAAGACCCCTGTCACAACCCCGCCCCCTACACAACCATTGCCGTTTCCATGGACGCCTGTCCGTCACAGgacccctcccccagccccgccccctgcacAACCACCACCGTTTCCATGGACGCCTGTCCGTCACAGGACCCCTCCCCCAgccacaccccctctccctcctcagaAGAGCCACGGACCAGTCCTCAGCTTCCCCGACCCTCCCCGCCAACCCtggccccaccccctcctgaaTGCCGCGCCCTGGATCTCAACAGCCCCGCCCCCATCGCTGACATCAGCCTAGACATGAGTGGTCGTTGTCCCGTCATGGAAGCCCCTTCACCTCCccttttttcaaaaaaattgACCTAA